TCACAAAAATATACCAGTAATGATACCGGAAAGCTCCTTATTATGCCTTCTGCAATCGGACCGGCCGCTTACAATGCCTATAACTGGGTGCCGTTGTTACAATGGGATGCTTATAAAAAAGTAGGTATGCCTGAGATCAATACCCTGGAAGATTATCTGGATGTAGTGGAAAAAATGGTGAAAGAAAAACCTACTACGGAAAATGGTGAAAAAGTATATGGCTTCTCCTTATTTTCAGACTGGGATAAATACACTGCCCTAGAGGTATCTACCTTATCCTTCTTCTATGGCATTGATACAGAATATGTATCCCACTTAATGGAAACAGATGTATTGACAAAAGAAACAAAATCCATATTGTCAGATGACAGCTTTTATAAAAGATCTCTTCAATTTTACTTTGATGCAAACCAAAGGGGCTTACTTGACCCGGATTCTGCAACACAGACCTTTAGTAATGTAGATGCAAAATATAGTGCCGGCAGAGTTATGTTTTCTTACTTTAGCTGGATGACTGGTTCCTATAATGCACCAGCCTCAGGCAATGTAAACGCAGACGAGCCAGATGGTTATGCAAGTGTGCTTGCAAAGGATATGAAACTTTATGATGCCCCGGATCAGACAATCGGACGTAACTGGTACTTTGCTATCAGCAAGAACAGCAAAGACATTGAACGTGCTTGTGAATTCTTAAACTGGCTGTATAATCCGGAGGTACAGAAATATCTGTACAATGGTCCGGAGGGCAGTATCTGGGAGTATGATGAAAATGGTGAACCTCACATTATAGATCCAGACGGCTGGACAGTAGTTGATCAGAAGACAGAGCCAATAATGCCGGCAGAAGGTGGCGGATCCTTACAGGATGGCTCCTATATCTTTAACTCTATGGGCTTACAGGCTGCTACCATAATGGATGATGGGTATCCAATCTGCTACCGTTACTGGCCAACAACCTTAACACGTAATCCATCTAAAATGAAAGAAGAAGTAAATAAGTTTTTAGGAGCAGAAACACTGGCGGAATATGTAACAAAGAATCAAATGGTTGCAAAATCTACACAGGCTGTAAATATGATACCTACCATTTCTGATGAGATGGAGATGACTATTTCACAAATTGGTGAAGTAATAAAAAAATATTCCTGGCAGATGATATTTGCAAAGGACCAGGCACAATTCGATGAACTTTGGAACAAAATGGTAACAGAAGCAAAAGGCCTTGGTATCGATACTGTAACACAGTATTATCAGGAAGCCTGGACAAATGCACTGGAAGTTGTTAAAGAATTCGAGTAATAACAACGAAAGAAATGGGGCTGTTGCAAAACAGCCCCGTATCTGTTTATTTCACTTTTTTCTGTCTTCGAAAGGCTACCGGAGACACATTATAAAAGCGTTTAAAGCTTCGGTTAAAGTATGTTTGACTGGAAAAGCCCACCCGCTCTACAATGTCTTTCATCTTCATATCTGTATGTTCGATTAGATGAGCGGCATGTAAAAGTCTTGCTTCTGTTAAATAGTCATTGAAATAATAACCGGTCTGCTGTTTAAAAATGGTGCCAAGATAAGAAGGGGTTACATTCAGCTTATGGGCAAGTGTTTTTAAGGAAATGTCTTTATCCTGAAATTTTTCCAGGGCTTTTATAACGGCATCCACACAAGGATACATAGATTGCTTAATCATATCATCCAGAGAATGAAGATATTTATAAAACTCTGCCATATAACCTTTATAATCTGTAACCGTTGAGCCGGGAGATGGAAAGTCTTTCAGTAATTGTAAAAGGTCAGGATGCTGCAAAATCATATCCTCTGGCTCCAGATTTAAATGGGCTAACAAAACAGAAAGAATAGCCTTTGACAGAGTAGCTGAAAAAGGAGCAGGAATTTTACCGGTATATAAAGTGTCTAGTACCTGTAAAACAGTGTCCGGATTTCCGGTTTCATAAGCAGCTTGAAACTTCAACAAAAAAGCTTCCAAAGACTTGGATTCTTCATAAATATGAATCGGTATAGGAGTGTATTTTAAAAATTGATAGGCTGCCGCCTGCTGATAGCTTAAAGGTACTTCACTAAAATGCTTTACAGTATTTCCGGAAGAAGCAAAAACAGGAAGCCTTAAATGAGCGGAAGCCTTGATAATATCTTTTAAAAAAACAGACGTATCCAAAGATTGTGGATCTAAGGCGGTGAATACACACACAAGACAAGTAGGATTCGCAAAATAAAAGTGACCCAGATAAGAACCCGGCAAGTAAGATAACAGATGGTCAAAGAATCTGGACATGGTACTGCTATTCGCATTTAGAGAAGAGAATATAACCGAAAAAAAGTGACCGGCTTCTAAATCTATCCCCAAAAGACCTGCCCGGGTGCGTAAATCCTCCGTAGATAATGAGTTTTTGACCCAATTTTCAATAAAAGTGCTTCTAAAATTTAACATAGCCCTTCCATAGGTTTTGGAAAGTTCCTCTCTCTCCTGCATATGGTTTACAAGCTGGCTGATGGTATCTGCCAGTTCGTCCGGATCCAAAGGCTTTAACAGATAATTTTCCGCACCGTAACGCAGGGAAGTACGCACATACTCAAAATGGTCGTAAGCACTGAGTACAATCACAGATAGCAGAGGTAAAAGTTCCTTTGCCTGTTTTAACAAAGAAAGTCCATCCATCTCCGGCATGGAGACATC
The nucleotide sequence above comes from Anaerocolumna cellulosilytica. Encoded proteins:
- a CDS encoding extracellular solute-binding protein, translating into MKKLLVLLLCAVMAFNLTACGKKGGNTKTNTNTGSGTGTTTPTTEAEKQETTLTAFIQQSVTSESGIWQGWGAQRLYDDTKIKLDTYPTGNEVEQKLQQYLVSGSLPDIVGFKGLDQAQLAMDADMLVALDDYKDLLPNIFGVSNYEDAIAYSQKYTSNDTGKLLIMPSAIGPAAYNAYNWVPLLQWDAYKKVGMPEINTLEDYLDVVEKMVKEKPTTENGEKVYGFSLFSDWDKYTALEVSTLSFFYGIDTEYVSHLMETDVLTKETKSILSDDSFYKRSLQFYFDANQRGLLDPDSATQTFSNVDAKYSAGRVMFSYFSWMTGSYNAPASGNVNADEPDGYASVLAKDMKLYDAPDQTIGRNWYFAISKNSKDIERACEFLNWLYNPEVQKYLYNGPEGSIWEYDENGEPHIIDPDGWTVVDQKTEPIMPAEGGGSLQDGSYIFNSMGLQAATIMDDGYPICYRYWPTTLTRNPSKMKEEVNKFLGAETLAEYVTKNQMVAKSTQAVNMIPTISDEMEMTISQIGEVIKKYSWQMIFAKDQAQFDELWNKMVTEAKGLGIDTVTQYYQEAWTNALEVVKEFE
- a CDS encoding response regulator transcription factor, whose product is MYQAVIVDDEAFIVEGLKNAIDWEGYHIEIACAVTSPVLALDYLKNNQVHLLITDVSMPEMDGLSLLKQAKELLPLLSVIVLSAYDHFEYVRTSLRYGAENYLLKPLDPDELADTISQLVNHMQEREELSKTYGRAMLNFRSTFIENWVKNSLSTEDLRTRAGLLGIDLEAGHFFSVIFSSLNANSSTMSRFFDHLLSYLPGSYLGHFYFANPTCLVCVFTALDPQSLDTSVFLKDIIKASAHLRLPVFASSGNTVKHFSEVPLSYQQAAAYQFLKYTPIPIHIYEESKSLEAFLLKFQAAYETGNPDTVLQVLDTLYTGKIPAPFSATLSKAILSVLLAHLNLEPEDMILQHPDLLQLLKDFPSPGSTVTDYKGYMAEFYKYLHSLDDMIKQSMYPCVDAVIKALEKFQDKDISLKTLAHKLNVTPSYLGTIFKQQTGYYFNDYLTEARLLHAAHLIEHTDMKMKDIVERVGFSSQTYFNRSFKRFYNVSPVAFRRQKKVK